The sequence AGCGTGCAACACTTTATGCTTCTGTCGATGGTTATGTGACCAATCTTAATTTACGTGTTGGAGATTACGTCCAGGCAGGGCATCCATATTTATCGGTCATTGATGCCAATAGTTATTGGGTGAACGGGTATTTTGAAGAAACCAAAATGCATGGTGTGCATGTTGGTGACGAAGCCCGCATAAAGTTAATGGGTTATCGTAAGGTTCTTAAAGGCCACGTAGTGAGTATTGGCCGTGGTATTAATGACCAAAATGGCAGTTGGGACCAGCTAGGGCTACCAAATGTTAACCCTATTTTTACATGGGTGCGTCTGGCCCAGCGTATTCCTGTTAGAATAGCTCTTGATGATGTTCCTCCTAATGTTATCTTATCTGCCGGCATGACAGCGACAGTTGCCGTTGGTAAGCAAAAAAAGGGCGGACGAGGCCTTTTAACAACGTGGCTACAGAATCACCTTTAGAATGAAAAAATTCTTACCCTTTCTTGCTTCTGGTCTTTGTCTATTGTCTTCTTGCACAGTAGGGCCTGACTATAAGCCAGATCACTTTCCTCTTCCCAATCATTTTGCGGGACAGCCTCACCCTGCTACGAAAGAGGAAATTGCTTCAACCGAAGCATTGTTGAAAGAATGGTGGGCTCATTTTAATGACCCAGTACTCAATGATCTGATAGAAAGAGCCATTAAGGGAAATTATAATCTTCAGTCTGCTTCTCAGCATATTTTGGCAGAACAGGCTGTTAGGCGTCAGGCCGAATCAGACTGGTATCCTCAACTTGATGCTAATGCGGGGGAGGCGATACACGTTATTCGATTAGTGTCGGAAACTGGGTCAACCGGCCTCCCAATCCTTTAAATCATCCTCACGCGTCTCTTTTGACATGGGGTGCGCGAGCAAATTGGGAAATTGATATTTTCGGGCGTATTTCGCGCCAGGTTGAAGCCCGTAAACGCATAGTTGATGAAACGATAGAAGAAAGGCGAGGTATTCTCGTCTCTT comes from Aristophania vespae and encodes:
- a CDS encoding efflux RND transporter periplasmic adaptor subunit; translation: MNWLRRLVRPLLTLLVVCLACGLGYVVWDLYVLDPWTRDGRVRVYVVATAPEVAGTVVSVPVKDNQFVHKGDPLFRIDPLRFQIKIDEARARVSGAEEDYRLSLSNARRRHNLSGVVSREEQDNFNSDVTSKRALLDEAKAALDTALLNLQRATLYASVDGYVTNLNLRVGDYVQAGHPYLSVIDANSYWVNGYFEETKMHGVHVGDEARIKLMGYRKVLKGHVVSIGRGINDQNGSWDQLGLPNVNPIFTWVRLAQRIPVRIALDDVPPNVILSAGMTATVAVGKQKKGGRGLLTTWLQNHL